The nucleotide window AGGGGCTGAAAATGAGGAACACCCGCCAGGCAGGACCTACCTGGAGGTCACTGCCTCTGCTGGCACCCGTGGAAAGAGGATGCAGAACAGGTGGGGGGTTTCCAGCCCAAGCTCACCCCCTTTCCTGGAAAGgaaggtgtggggtgggggtggggggacaggacCTTGGACACACACTGCCTCACTGCTCTGTGGCACCCCCGTGGCCAGACTCAGTTTCTCCCCTAGGGTGAGGAGGTGCATGGGATTCCTGGGCCGAGAACTGGTACCAGCGGCCTTCCTCGGGGCCTCCAGTGCCTGAGCTCGCAGCCTGAGCACCCCTGTTTCCCCCTTGGGAGCACCTGGGCAGGCAGGGAGCCATGGTGGCCCACAGCGGGCCTCGGCTGGGGCCAGGGAGGCCCTGCGTGTTGCTGCCGAGGCCGGGCTCCTGGCCAGGAAGAGGCCAAGGCTGTAGGTTTCCGGGCCGCTGCCCGCCctccgtgggggtgggggtggggctgctcAGGTGTGACGGGCGCCCACGGGAGCCGCAGGCACGGGAGGGTGGGCGAGGGCGGGCGGctgcgcgcgggggcggggccgaggcctTTGTCGCCGTCACAGGGGCCGCCTCGCTCCCAGCAACAGTGACTCACGTGGGGGCACGTGCGCCGCCGCGGACCCCCAGGCCCGGGTCACAAAGGCCGCAGGGCCGGGGCCTGAAGAGGCGCGTCCCCAGACGGCCGAGCGCGGCGCTCGCCCCCGgtcccggccccgcagcccccgcggcccccgcggccccccgacCCCCGTGGAcctccccgcccccgcagcccccgcagccccgccgcgCGCACACGGCTCCCGCGGAGCGCCGGCGCCTCGACGCCCATGTGCGTGGTGTGCTTCGTGAAGGCGCTGGTGCACGTGTTCAGGCTGTACCTGGCCGCCAGCTGCAGCTCCGGCCTCTGCGGCCGGCCCGTGGACTTCCGCTGGGACGCGGtgcgcgcgggcgggggcgcgggcgggggcgcgggcgcgggcggggggcggcgggcgctgacgtgcgcggcggccgcggcgggccTGTGGCTGGTGctcggcggggcgcggggcgggggcgcggcggggcggccgcggggcggggcgcggggcccggcgcTGTGCCTCCTGCTGCAGCTGCGCGAGCTCCCGGGGCAGCTGGCCTGCTACGCGCTGGCGCACTCGCTGGGCCGCTGGCTCGTGTACCCGGGCTCCGTGTCCCTGATGGCGCGcgcgctgctgccgctgctgcagCGGGGCCAGGAGCGCCTGGTGGAGCGCTACGGCGGCCGGCGCGCCAAGCTGGCGGCCCGCGACGGCGGCGAGATCGACGCGGTGTTCATGGACCGGCGCGCGCGcccgggccgcggcggccgcggcctgCGCCTCGTCGTCTGCTGCGAGGGCAACGCCGGCTTCTATGAGATGGGCTGCCTGTCGGCGCCGCTGGAGGCCGGCTACTCGGTGCTGGGCTGGCACCACGCGCGCTTCGGCGGCGGCTCGGGCGCGCCGTCCCCCGAGCACGACGCCAACGCGGTGGACGTGGCGGTCAGGTTCGCGCTGCAGCGCCTGCGCTTCCCGCCCGCGCACGTGGTGCTCTACGGCTGGTCCATCGGCGCCTTCACCGCCGCCCGGGCCGCCGTGACCTACCCGGAGCTGGGCGCGCTCGTGCTCGACGCCAGCTTCGACGACCTGGTGCCGCTGGCGCTCAAGGTCATGCCGCACAGCTGGAAGGGGCTCGTGGTGCGCACCGTGCGCGAGCACTTCCACCTCGACGTGGCCGCGCCGCTCTGCCGCTACCCGGGCCCGGTGCTGCTGCTGCGGCGCTCGCGGTCCGCCGCGGCGGGcaccccggggcccccgcgccccctgccggccggCGGCGGGGAGGGCAACCGCGGCGACGAGCTGCTCCTGCGGCTGCTGCGCCACCGCTACCCGGCGCTGATGGCGCGCGAGGGCCTGGCCGCCGTGACGCGCTGGCTGCGGGCCGGGAGCCCCGCGCGGGAGGCCGCCCTgtacgcgcgcgcgcgcgtggaCGACGAGTGGTGCCTGGCGCTGCTGCGCTCCTACCGCGCGCGCCGCGAGGCCGAGCCGCCGGACGCCGGGGCCTGCGGGCCGCACGGGCCGCCCTTCCCGTGGCGGCTGGGCCGGGGCCTgagcgcgcgccgccgccgccagctCGCGCTCTTCCTGGCGCGCAGACACCTCAGGACCGTGGACGCCACGCACTGCAGTCCGCTGGAGCCGGAGGACTTCCAGCTGCCCTGGAGGCTGTAGTCCCCGGCCTGCGGCGGCCGccggcgccccgcgccccctcccccctccccacgccCACGCCAGTAAAGCCGGCCCTGCCTGGGGATCCCGACCTGCTGAATGGGGAGGGCGCCGCGCACCCCCTCGCCCCTGGTCCCCCCCGCCGAACGCCGCGGACCTCCGTGCGCTCCCACTCCCGGGAGGAGCCAGAGCCCAGCCCGACCCAGCGGTGGTGCCTCGATGCCCCCGCGGGATGGCGGGAAGGCGGGAAGGCGGGAAGGCGGGaaggcgggaggcgggggggctCCCCGAGGTGCCCCGACCTGGCCTAGGAGACAGGACGGTCCTGGGAGGGGTCCGTGCCCGTCACCCCTCGCTGTGAGAGGACGGTGGTCCGTAGCCCCCGCGGCAGGTGCAGCAGGAGAGCGACGTGGGcgcccgggccccctccccgcctccgcgtTCCTGGTGCTCAGGCAGGCCGCGTGGGGCGCAGGCACACCTGCGCTGgccaccccagggcagggccgggccgggccgggcggggcggggctcccggCCCAAGGGTGCAGCGCTGAACCAGACGCCCCTGGGCGCAGCCGAGCTGACGGGCTGAGCACGGCAGGAGGTGGGGGCCCCTGGCTGTCCCCGCCCCAGGACTGCGGCCAGCCAGGTGGGCTGAGCGGCAGCCGGACAAACCAAGGTGGCGAGTGGGGCAGATGTTTACTGCACAGGCCACGGCAACACGTGGCTGTGATACTccagaggcgggggggggggggggggatgcctgtGGCCAGGTGAGGCAGGTGCTGGGGGGGAGGACATCTGCAGCCAGGTGAGGCAGCTGGGGGATACCTGTGGCCAGGTGCTGGGGGGGACACCTGAGGCCGGGTGAGGCAGGTGGgggggcacctgcacccaggTGAGGCAGGCACTGGGGGGAGACACCTGTGTCCAAGTGAGGCAGGTGGAGGGGGGGGTCACCTGCACTCAGGTGAGGTGGACTCTGGGGGGTGACACCTGTGTCTAGGTGAGGCAGGGGGACACTGCACCCAGGTGAGGCAGGCACTGGGGGCAGACGCCTGTGTCCAGGTGAGGCAGGTGCTGGGGGGTTGGGAAGGACACCTGCAGCCAGGTGAGGCAGGTGTAGGGATGCCTGTGGCCAGGTGAAgcaggtgctgggggggggggacacctgtGTCCAGGTGAGGCAGGTGGGCGGGTCACCTGTACCCAGGTGAGGGCTGAggcgggcactggggggggcgaCACCTGTGCACAGgtgaggcaggtggggggcacctgcacccaggTGAGGTGGGCACTGGGGGGTGACACCTGTGTCCAGGTGAGGCAGGTGCTGGGGGGTTGGGAAGGACACCTGCAGCCAGGTGAGGCAGGTGTAGGGATGCCTGTGGCCAGGTGAAgcaggtgctggggggggggacacctgtGTCCAGGTGAGGCAGGTGGGCGGGTCACCTGTACCCAGGTGAGGGCTGAggcgggcactggggggggcgaCACCTGTGGCCAGGTGAGGCAGGTgggggcacctgcacccaggtgaggcgggcactgagggggcgaCGCCTGTTTCCAGGTGAAGCAGGTGCCCCGGGGGGACGCCTGTGGCCAGGTGAGCCTTGAGCGATACACGAAGGGGCTCCGGGCAGCGCGGTCCGCAGGCTCAGGTCCGGAGCGTCCCACCACGTAAGGGTTTGCTCGCAGTGGCGACTCCGAGCCAAAGCGGGGAGGCCTGGGGCCTTGTTTCAGCACCACCGGGTGGTCCAGAGCTGGCTCCCGGCCGAGAAGTCCGGCGTTTGCTGGTGACCCCGGGCCCATCCCTCCGGCctcgcgccccccacccccggcccggcTCCGGGGCTGCCGGAGAAGGAAGCGCAGGGGCCCTGGGGGATCGCGGTACCGGCGCTCGGGGCCTGTCGGTAGGTCGGGGCGGAGGGGGCagaaggggcggggggggagggggcccggccGGCAGCGCATGCGCAGACCGGCGCccgcggccggggggggggggggttgggggcgggggggcagcggCGCGGACCCGCCTTTTCCCACGTAACGCGGTGCAATCCCCGCAACAACTGAGGGGAGGAACCACCCCCAGAGTCAGGCGGGCGGGCCTCACGGGGCCTCAAGCGGGCTGTGCGCGGCGTTAGCCTCGGCGCTGCCTGGAAGAGGCCAGCCCCAGGCTGCCCGGCGCCATGTCGGACAGTCCTCCCActcccactgccccctccccgaggccccgcggcCTGTTCCACCTGCGCCCCGCCGGGGGGCCGACGGAGGCATCCCTTAGGACCGGCCGCCCCTTCCGGCTTCGGCCGCAGCCTCGGCCAATCAGGTTGGGGCAGGTAATAGGGACGGGGCCGAGCCACGCCCTCATTGGACAcagccggcgggggcggggcaggcggCAAGCGGAAGTGGGCCGTCGCGTCGCTGATTACGTCACGCCGCCGTGGCTGAGGCGGTTCCGCTGGCTGGCGTGGACGCGGCTGGCGAGCCCCGGTGCGGCCCGGCGCCCGagaccccggccccgaccccccTGCGGCCCGGCCGCCGCGCGAACATGGACTCCGCAGGCCAAGGTACCCGCGGCCGGCGCCTCGGCGCGTCCCCGGCGGCGCGTCTCGGACCCTCGGGCCCGCCGCCTCCGTCCGCCGCGCGGCTCGCCTGCAGCTGCGAGCCTCAAAGCTTCCGACGGCCGAGGCTCGGCGTCCGGGCCGCTCGGGCGGGTCCCCGGCGCCCCTGCCTCCGCCCGGGCCGCTGGCGGCGTGCCCGGCCGGCCTCCGTCCCCCTCGGGTGGCAACGCGGCTCGGAGCCCGGGCTCCCTGGGGGCGGGCGGCCGAGCGGAGCTGACGGCGCGTTCCTGCGCGGCCGCCCCGGGCAACTGCGGGGCTCCCGGGCTCTGAGACGGTCCGCGGCTCTTCCTGCCCTAGCTCGGGTGCGGGAGGCTCGGCGTTGGGCCTGCTGCGGAGCTGGGCGGGACGAGGGGAGCTGCTTGGCGCCTGCTGCGTGCCGGGTGCGCTGCAGACCCGCCTCGCACGCGGCCTCGCTCCGTTTTCGGGGTGACCCCTTGAGACTTGCTGTGTTGTCCCCATGCAGGTGATGGATGGCACAGCCCTGGGCAGCGGGGACTCCCCGGACCGCCGCGCCGCGCCTTGGCCTGCTTGCTTAGTGCCCAGCCTCTCCCTGGGGTGATGCCTGTGGGCTCAACGTGTCCGGGGGCATTCgtttattaccattattattttttaaacagaagagaaGGATAGTGGGGATTTTAAGGCATGTAGCAAATTTGAGCAGGTTCAACGTAGCAGATACAAACGCAGAAGTCAAGTCAGGTAGGTTGAGCTCAGGATCTGTTGGTAAACTGGACACCCTTTATGTCGTGAACAGGTTGGCCAGGAGGTGCTGACCTCAGCTGTCCCGGGGCGTGTGAAGGGAATAAGCCAAATAGAGCATCTTTggttagtttgtttgtttaatattttattcattcatgtgagacacacagagagagacggaggcagagggagaagcaggagccacgcagggagcccgacgtgggactcgatcccgggaccccaggatgacgccctgggccgaaggcggcactaaaccgctgcaccacccagggatcccagcatcttTGGTTTTAAGTGCAGTCTATTTTTAGCACACTCTGGGATTTCCACTAGAGAAACATAATCTGCGAACTAAAGAACTTCTTTCCCACCTTTGTgacttcacatttattttatttgtttccttcttaaaAAGTTCACTTATTTAACATCTACAGCTCCCGTAGGGCTCGAGCTCCCAGCCCTGGGTTTAagagccagccaagtgctcctGTGCCTTTACTGTTAAATGTGCTAGACATGGTGCCGATTGCGTGGTACTGAAGGACGGCCGTGGGTTCGGAGCTGGGAAGAATTGAAGCTGACGCATGTTTCCTCGTGTGGCATCTCGCCAACTTTTAGTGCAGGCGGGAAGATGCTTTTAAATCAAAGAGAAGATAGTGTAGGAATTGGAACCCGATCCGGTGCAGCAGAGGTGCGGAAGCAGTGTTGCCTCTGCGCCTCGCTGCGTGTTGCTGTGGAGCGAGGGTCGAGGACAGACTACAAGGCGTATTTTGTTTTGCTGACTCCCGGCTGGGGCTGGATGACGGGCATACGCTCCTGGTGTGCAATTTTAGTGTGTGTTCTGCGGATTGGTTGATTGCAAGTGGTGCTTGTGTTTACAGCTGCATTAGGTTTCTCCGCTCTAAAACTTACATCTATTAGGTCTGACAGCTTTGTGGCAAAGGTTTCCGATCTCAGGAAAGTGCACTCGCATGGGGGAAGCAGTTAGGGTCTGGCTGCCTTTCTTGTGCCCTGAAGTAGCACCTTAGGTGGTCTGAGGCGCCCTTGGCCTGATGCCAAACCATCCCTGCAGAGCTTGTTCAGGTAGAGGTGTTGGTTCTCTCCACGGTCCCCGCCGCCCAGCCTGTCCTCTCGACCTCTCCTTCTTCCTTGGTGGAGACCTCGACCTCGTCCACTTCTCTTTAACTTCGTATTGACACCATCTGGCCTTATGTCTCTGGCAGATATCAACCTGAATTCTCCTAACAAAGGTCTGCTGTCCGACTCCATGACAGATGTCCCTGTCGACACGGCGGTGGCTGCCCAGACTCCTGCTGCGGAGGGTCTGACcgaggctgaggaggaggagcttAGGGCTGAGCTTGCAAAGGTGCTGTGTCTTGGCCATTTTTCCTGGGGTAACCATGAACTAATGAGGGGGCAGAGAGCTGGCTGTGCTCTGCAGAAATTGCCCTGGGAGGGCATTCCTAGAGTCCTTCAGAAACTGCTCTTTGTGGCCACGTTGTCTGTGCTCAGCGCCTCGTAAATACTCCATGAGGAGGACGTCTGCATGGGGACAGCTGCTCTGAGCACACCGTCTACTGGGAGTTTCTTCATTAGAATTAACACTTGATAGTTTGGAGACTCCACAAGCCATCTGCCCTggatcttcatttttcttttaaaacatttaatttgtaaaaagtgCTTCATGtgagcattttgtttatttatttttaaagatgcagagaggatctcctttttttttttttaacaatttatttattcatgagagagaggaagagacacaagcagagggagaagcaggctccctatagggagcctgatgcaggactcgatcccagaaccccgggatcatgcctgggccaaaggcagatgctaaaccactgagccacccaggtgcccctcatgtgaTGATTTTAAAGTGAGTCTTTTAAGAGGAAATGGTAATTAAGACCCAAAATTTCCAAGTACAATTTTTACTTATAGCTTCTGCTGGAGATGTTTCTTTTTACTGTGTGATGCAGAATCTAGTGGTACTCACTTGGGATTCAAAATCTGGggacatggggcagcccgggtgatgCAGCGGATTAGTGCCGCCTGCcacccagcgtgtgatcctggagacctgggatcaagtcccacgtcagtctccctgcatggagcctgcttctccctctgcctgtgtttctgcctctatcattcatgaataaaaataaataaacaaagcaagcaagcaatctttttaaaaaacaaaacctggggACATGAACTTGTCAGTATCTGAGTGTAGCATCTGTCAGTCAGAGCTGGTGTGCTGCCTGTCACAGGCCTCTGCGCTGTCTTCAGAGATGAGCCCTGTGTTGATAAAAGAGCTAGGTGGGCAGATGAACCTCAGCCACGACCAGGTTTCAGACCAAGGGGGAAAAGGATTCAGCGGTTTCTGAGTTGAGTGAAGATTATGGGAGTAGCAACAGGCAATGCAGTGAGGCTCATGCTTTGCACTAGGTCATTTCAGAGTTGAGCTGCAGAGTGGAGAAGTTCTATGTCACTTAAAATTTTCAGCGTGAACTTCCCCTAACACAGCTGGATTGCACACCCTCAAGCCCTGTCGATCATCACACCAGAGTGGAATGTTCTAATCACTGGTTGTTACTGCTGGAGTAATGTGTAATAGTTGGGCCTTAGATGATCCTGTGTTTCTAAATTACATCTTGTTTCAACTGTTTTCTGATGGAAAACTAATGATATAAGGATTCTGAGCTACTTTTTATCACTTTATTCCAAACAACcactttttaaagagaaggaccccccccccttttttttttaaatggcagctGTTGACACAGGAGCTGGAAAACAGACATCTGGTGTTGTGAAACTCCAGAGAACGCTTCTTTCTCAAGTTGcatcctttttgttgttgttgttaattttacgGCCTCAGAAGATTCAGGTCTTTATTGTCAGGAGAGTTTCTCTTACCAGTTCAAACTACTTTAACACAGAAGGGAATTTACTTTTGGCCTGGGTAACTGCCTTTCCCAAGACCTGAGATGACTTCAGGAACATACGCGTTCCCGTAAGGGCTGTTGCTCTGTTATCTGGGTATCTGGCTGGCCGGCCATCTGTTTGTCAGCTCCCCTTCCCAGTGCAGATGGGTCCTGACTGCCAGTAGTTCCAGCTTCTGAGCCCAGAAGGAGAGGGGCTTGACTCTTCAGACACCTGTGC belongs to Canis lupus familiaris isolate Mischka breed German Shepherd chromosome 24, alternate assembly UU_Cfam_GSD_1.0, whole genome shotgun sequence and includes:
- the ABHD16B gene encoding protein ABHD16B, with the translated sequence MCVVCFVKALVHVFRLYLAASCSSGLCGRPVDFRWDAVRAGGGAGGGAGAGGGRRALTCAAAAAGLWLVLGGARGGGAAGRPRGGARGPALCLLLQLRELPGQLACYALAHSLGRWLVYPGSVSLMARALLPLLQRGQERLVERYGGRRAKLAARDGGEIDAVFMDRRARPGRGGRGLRLVVCCEGNAGFYEMGCLSAPLEAGYSVLGWHHARFGGGSGAPSPEHDANAVDVAVRFALQRLRFPPAHVVLYGWSIGAFTAARAAVTYPELGALVLDASFDDLVPLALKVMPHSWKGLVVRTVREHFHLDVAAPLCRYPGPVLLLRRSRSAAAGTPGPPRPLPAGGGEGNRGDELLLRLLRHRYPALMAREGLAAVTRWLRAGSPAREAALYARARVDDEWCLALLRSYRARREAEPPDAGACGPHGPPFPWRLGRGLSARRRRQLALFLARRHLRTVDATHCSPLEPEDFQLPWRL
- the TPD52L2 gene encoding tumor protein D54 isoform X39; translation: MPPRDGGKAGRREGGKAGGGGAPRGAPTWPRRQDGPGRGPCPSPLAVRGRWSVAPAAGAAGERRGRPGPLPASAFLVLRQAAWGAGTPALATPGQGRAGPGGAGLPAQGCSAEPDAPGRSRADGLSTAGGGGPWLSPPQDCGQPDINLNSPNKGLLSDSMTDVPVDTAVAAQTPAAEGLTEAEEEELRAELAKVEEEIVTLRQVLAAKERHCAELKRKLGLSALEGLKQNLSRSWHDVQVSNAYKKTQETLSQAGQKTSAALSTVGSAISRKLGDMRNSATFKSFEDRVGTIKSKVVGGRENGSDNLPSPTGSGDKPLPDHTPF
- the TPD52L2 gene encoding tumor protein D54 isoform X33 → MPPRDGGKAGRREGGKAGGGGAPRGAPTWPRRQDGPGRGPCPSPLAVRGRWSVAPAAGAAGERRGRPGPLPASAFLVLRQAAWGAGTPALATPGQGRAGPGGAGLPAQGCSAEPDAPGRSRADGLSTAGGGGPWLSPPQDCGQPDINLNSPNKGLLSDSMTDVPVDTAVAAQTPAAEGLTEAEEEELRAELAKVEEEIVTLRQVLAAKERHCAELKRKLGLSALEGLKQNLSRSWHDVQVSNAYKKTQETLSQAGQKTSAALSTVGSAISRKLGDMRARPFSHSFRVGFWWTSRWRGECQSVPVLTPASFSASTMLASSSSSIRHSISMPAMRNSATFKSFEDRVGTIKSKVVGGRENGSDNLPSPTGSGDKPLPDHTPF
- the TPD52L2 gene encoding tumor protein D54 isoform X37 produces the protein MPPRDGGKAGRREGGKAGGGGAPRGAPTWPRRQDGPGRGPCPSPLAVRGRWSVAPAAGAAGERRGRPGPLPASAFLVLRQAAWGAGTPALATPGQGRAGPGGAGLPAQGCSAEPDAPGRSRADGLSTAGGGGPWLSPPQDCGQPDINLNSPNKGLLSDSMTDVPVDTAVAAQTPAAEGLTEAEEEELRAELAKVEEEIVTLRQVLAAKERHCAELKRKLGLSALEGLKQNLSRSWHDVQVSNAYMRTSEKLGEWNEKVTQSDLYKKTQETLSQAGQKTSAALSTVGSAISRKLGDMRNSATFKSFEDRVGTIKSKVVGGRENGSDNLPSPTGSGDKPLPDHTPF
- the TPD52L2 gene encoding tumor protein D54 isoform X34, which encodes MPPRDGGKAGRREGGKAGGGGAPRGAPTWPRRQDGPGRGPCPSPLAVRGRWSVAPAAGAAGERRGRPGPLPASAFLVLRQAAWGAGTPALATPGQGRAGPGGAGLPAQGCSAEPDAPGRSRADGLSTAGGGGPWLSPPQDCGQPDINLNSPNKGLLSDSMTDVPVDTAVAAQTPAAEGLTEAEEEELRAELAKVEEEIVTLRQVLAAKERHCAELKRKLGLSALEGLKQNLSRSWHDVQVSNAYMRTSEKLGEWNEKVTQSDLYKKTQETLSQAGQKTSAALSTVGSAISRKLGDMRARPFSHSFSSSSIRHSISMPAMRNSATFKSFEDRVGTIKSKVVGGRENGSDNLPSPTGSGDKPLPDHTPF
- the TPD52L2 gene encoding tumor protein D54 isoform X38, encoding MPPRDGGKAGRREGGKAGGGGAPRGAPTWPRRQDGPGRGPCPSPLAVRGRWSVAPAAGAAGERRGRPGPLPASAFLVLRQAAWGAGTPALATPGQGRAGPGGAGLPAQGCSAEPDAPGRSRADGLSTAGGGGPWLSPPQDCGQPDINLNSPNKGLLSDSMTDVPVDTAVAAQTPAAEGLTEAEEEELRAELAKVEEEIVTLRQVLAAKERHCAELKRKLGLSALEGLKQNLSRSWHDVQVSNAYKKTQETLSQAGQKTSAALSTVGSAISRKLGDMSSSSIRHSISMPAMRNSATFKSFEDRVGTIKSKVVGGRENGSDNLPSPTGSGDKPLPDHTPF
- the TPD52L2 gene encoding tumor protein D54 isoform X35 → MPPRDGGKAGRREGGKAGGGGAPRGAPTWPRRQDGPGRGPCPSPLAVRGRWSVAPAAGAAGERRGRPGPLPASAFLVLRQAAWGAGTPALATPGQGRAGPGGAGLPAQGCSAEPDAPGRSRADGLSTAGGGGPWLSPPQDCGQPDINLNSPNKGLLSDSMTDVPVDTAVAAQTPAAEGLTEAEEEELRAELAKVEEEIVTLRQVLAAKERHCAELKRKLGLSALEGLKQNLSRSWHDVQVSNAYMRTSEKLGEWNEKVTQSDLYKKTQETLSQAGQKTSAALSTVGSAISRKLGDMSSSSIRHSISMPAMRNSATFKSFEDRVGTIKSKVVGGRENGSDNLPSPTGSGDKPLPDHTPF
- the TPD52L2 gene encoding tumor protein D54 isoform X36, translated to MPPRDGGKAGRREGGKAGGGGAPRGAPTWPRRQDGPGRGPCPSPLAVRGRWSVAPAAGAAGERRGRPGPLPASAFLVLRQAAWGAGTPALATPGQGRAGPGGAGLPAQGCSAEPDAPGRSRADGLSTAGGGGPWLSPPQDCGQPDINLNSPNKGLLSDSMTDVPVDTAVAAQTPAAEGLTEAEEEELRAELAKVEEEIVTLRQVLAAKERHCAELKRKLGLSALEGLKQNLSRSWHDVQVSNAYKKTQETLSQAGQKTSAALSTVGSAISRKLGDMRARPFSHSFSSSSIRHSISMPAMRNSATFKSFEDRVGTIKSKVVGGRENGSDNLPSPTGSGDKPLPDHTPF